Proteins encoded within one genomic window of Bacillus thuringiensis:
- a CDS encoding class I SAM-dependent methyltransferase — translation MSWVTHKPTFEFDQYSPYIRMNSAWVGHLNFAYDLVRFEKPEILVELGTHLGASFFSFCQGVKDGGLSTKCFAVDTWAGDEHTGPYGEGVFQVVSKYTDMSYPHIGNLIRSTFDEAVDQFQDGTINLLHIDGYHTYEAVSHDYKTWLPKLANNGIVLFHDIEVKDRNFGVYKFWDEVKAKYPHFQFEHSYGLGVLFPKGCSDNFVEILKNKEEIQDMYK, via the coding sequence ATGAGCTGGGTTACTCATAAACCAACATTTGAATTTGATCAATATAGTCCATATATTAGAATGAATTCTGCGTGGGTGGGACATTTAAACTTTGCTTATGATTTAGTAAGATTTGAAAAGCCAGAAATATTAGTTGAGTTAGGTACCCATTTAGGAGCTTCTTTTTTCAGTTTTTGCCAAGGGGTAAAAGACGGAGGATTATCTACAAAATGCTTTGCTGTAGATACTTGGGCAGGAGATGAGCATACAGGTCCATATGGAGAAGGTGTTTTTCAAGTAGTGAGTAAATATACGGACATGAGTTACCCTCATATAGGTAATTTAATTCGGTCTACTTTTGACGAGGCTGTGGATCAGTTTCAAGATGGAACGATAAATTTGTTGCACATTGATGGCTATCATACGTATGAAGCAGTTTCTCATGATTATAAAACATGGTTACCGAAACTTGCAAATAACGGTATCGTGCTATTTCACGATATTGAGGTGAAAGATCGAAACTTCGGCGTGTATAAATTTTGGGATGAGGTCAAAGCGAAGTATCCTCATTTTCAGTTTGAGCATTCATATGGGCTTGGAGTGTTATTTCCGAAAGGTTGTAGCGATAATTTTGTGGAAATCCTTAAAAATAAAGAAGAAATACAAGATATGTATAAATAA